A genomic region of Dermacentor andersoni chromosome 9, qqDerAnde1_hic_scaffold, whole genome shotgun sequence contains the following coding sequences:
- the LOC126529781 gene encoding zinc finger Y-chromosomal protein-like, producing the protein MRTHGDQPRHECPHCAKSFAQGKHLAAHLRCTHGVSAAAAEASVAVAELERDQPMSCPLCQLTFAGKKALMQHLQRHVSSDGHVLYPCTSCERVFTESSSLEQHVGEEHPSEDAPSLPASEEEDDDNEEGNSLLGLA; encoded by the coding sequence ATGCGCACCCACGGTGACCAGCCCCGGCACGAGTGCCCGCACTGCGCCAAGTCCTTTGCCCAGGGCAAGCACCTGGCGGCTCACCTGCGCTGCACCCACGGCGTgtcagcagccgccgcagaggcCAGCGTGGCCGTGGCCGAGCTGGAGCGGGACCAGCCCATGAGTTGCCCGCTGTGCCAGCTCACGTTCGCCGGCAAGAAGGCACTCATGCAGCACCTGCAGCGTCATGTCTCCAGCGACGGCCATGTGCTCTATCCCTGCACCAGCTGTGAGCGGGTGTTCACTGAGTCGTCGAGCCTGGAACAGCACGTGGGTGAGGAGCACCCGTCGGAAGACGCTCCCTCTTTGCCGGCCAGTGAGGAAGAGGACGACGACAATGAGGAAGGGAACAGTCTCCTAGGACTGGCTTGA